A window of the Aspergillus flavus chromosome 6, complete sequence genome harbors these coding sequences:
- a CDS encoding DUF1275 domain protein, with translation MHHAPPPTSSSGDLLVSAPENHLSVNWDPSSLANPPVPRIDNNPKETGGTWGDGCSAATSLTDNQDDTTLRSSLARHFRTNIDTTHTDIVLIICGFVSGLVDGLSFNAWGSFASMQTGMPLLHPRTRTSSTQATANQLPAGNSVFIALGVSGQPAYPAYLWAKSLIALTVFITSNILFIHVSRALGPRRRSTLILSFAVQTAALLAAAILVQLGVISPKPEDPRAPIEWMQILPISLLSFQAGGQIVASRVLGIDEIPTVVLTTLLCDLLVDPKLTEKVNPKRNRRAGAFLALFLGAMTAGGLSKVTEMAASLWFAFVLKFLITAGWFVWKREGRTEGKRDVEG, from the coding sequence ATGCATCACGCTCCTCCTCCTACCTCCTCATCGGGGGACCTTCTCGTTTCAGCCCCAGAAAACCATCTCTCCGTCAATTGGGATCCGTCATCACTTGCCAACCCACCTGTACCCCGAATAGATAATAatccaaaagaaacaggGGGCACTTGGGGAGACGGATGCAGCGCGGCTACATCCCTCACGGATAATCAAGACGACACAACACTGCGCTCATCGCTGGCGCGGCACTTCCGCACCAACATAGACACTACACACACTGACATCGTCCTGATCATCTGTGGCTTCGTCAGCGGTCTTGTAGATGGCTTATCGTTCAACGCCTGGGGGAGTTTTGCCAGTATGCAAACAGGTATGCCTCTACTTCACCCTCGTACTCGTACTAGTTCCACCCAAGCAACCGCTAACCAACTACCCGCAGGAAACAGCGTCTTCATAGCTCTAGGCGTCTCAGGCCAACCAGCTTACCCAGCCTACCTCTGGGCCAAATCCCTAATCGCTCTCACGGTCTTCATAACCAGcaacatcctcttcatccacgtCTCGCGGGCCCTCGGTCCCCGCCGTCGCTCAACCCTAATCCTATCTTTCGCCGTTCAAACCGCCGCTCTCCTCGCAGCAGCCATACTCGTCCAACTAGGGGTTATCAGCCCCAAACCTGAAGACCCCCGAGCCCCCATCGAGTGGATGCAAATTCTCCCCATCTCACTGCTGTCCTTCCAAGCGGGCGGACAAATCGTAGCATCCCGGGTGCTGGGTATAGATGAGATTCCCACCGTCGTGTTGACTACGCTGCTCTGCGATCTGTTAGTAGATCCAAAGTTGACTGAGAAGGTTAACCCGAAGCGCAATAGAAGGGCTGGAGCCTTTCTGGCGTTATTCCTGGGCGCTATGACGGCTGGTGGGTTGTCGAAAGTTACAGAGATGGCGGCTAGTTTGTGGTTTGCTTTTGTATTGAAGTTCTTGATTACGGCTGGGTGGTTTGTGTGGaagagggaggggaggacagaggggaagagggatgTTGAGGGTTGA
- a CDS encoding enoyl-CoA hydratase/isomerase family protein, whose amino-acid sequence MQSDSDLVLVSSTSDGITTIKINRPHRRNAVDPTTAKLLYEKILAFENDSSQKVCILTGMGGTFCAGADLHEVAGQDSRDATSKETNGGRSHFQAPPESGEQSLGPMGPSRLQIQKPIIGAVSGYAVAGGLELSLLCDIRVVEEDAVFGVFCRRWGVPLIDGGTVRLQAVVGLGRALDMILTGRPVSATEALSMGLANRVVPKGKAVEEATAIAKQLLSFPQLCMNADRESCYYSAYQASSFQDAMRHEYEKGVKVLDFESIKGAAQFSHGAGRHGSFKNGSRL is encoded by the coding sequence ATGCAGTCAGATTCGGATTTAGTCCTTGTGAGTTCCACAAGTGACGGAATTACTacaatcaaaatcaacaggCCTCATCGAAGGAACGCCGTCGACCCCACTACCGCAAAACTTCTCTACGAGAAAATCCTAGCCTTCGAAAATGACTCCTCACAGAAAGTATGCATACTCACAGGGATGGGCGGTACATTCTGTGCCGGTGCCGACCTTCACGAAGTAGCTGGACAAGATAGTCGCGACGCTACCAGCAAAGAGACAAACGGAGGACGAAGCCATTTTCAAGCGCCACCGGAATCTGGCGAACAATCCCTAGGCCCGATGGGTCCATCACGACTTCAGATCCAGAAGCCTATCATCGGTGCTGTCTCCGGGTATGCAGTGGCAGGCGGGTTGGAATTAAGCCTACTCTGCGATATCCGCGTGGTGGAAGAGGACGCCGTGTTCGGGGTCTTCTGTAGGCGATGGGGGGTACCACTTATCGATGGAGGTACGGTTCGTCTACAGGCAGTTGTTGGACTGGGCAGGGCACTTGATATGATATTGACTGGGCGCCCAGTCAGCGCCACCGAGGCCTTGTCCATGGGTTTGGCAAATCGTGTTGTGCCAAAGGGGAAAGCTGTGGAAGAGGCTACAGCTATTGCGAAGCAATTGCTTTCGTTTCCGCAGCTTTGTATGAATGCGGACCGGGAGTCTTGCTACTATAGTGCGTACCAGGCTAGCTCGTTCCAGGATGCAATGAGGCATGAGTATGAGAAGGGCGTGAAAGTTTTGGACTTTGAGAGCATCAAAGGAGCTGCTCAATTTAGTCACGGTGCAGGGAGGCATGGAAGTTTTAAGAATGGTTCACGTCTTTGA